A genomic window from Streptomyces sp. 846.5 includes:
- a CDS encoding serine hydrolase, with product MPSPRLSRARRLLATALGSTALAALLPLATAGSAAAATSICSAPAKHAALAAKLSRDIRSALSGRSDEIAVSVYDQNTGVFCTYNAYTHFDSASVVKAAIMGTVLRRAQEQHRGLTAWETSNLKAMITHSDNTAASNLWASVGRTRFQAFLNLAQMSSTYPGPGGYWGLTQITARDEVHLLDAFTDHHEVLNTTWRAYALRLMSEVTPSQRWGVPYGAPGGTLVSNKNGWLPRATHGWRVHSLGTVTGNGRDYRLAVLTQNNSTMGYGEISIERVAVAVHRDLGGSTARYPAAAAAPRSADVPAPSDGSAPFAPVLGQ from the coding sequence GTGCCGTCACCCCGCTTGTCCCGCGCCCGGCGACTGCTCGCCACCGCGCTGGGAAGCACCGCCCTCGCCGCTCTGCTGCCGCTCGCCACGGCAGGCTCCGCCGCGGCCGCCACGTCCATCTGCTCGGCTCCCGCGAAGCACGCAGCCCTGGCCGCCAAGCTCTCCCGTGACATCAGGTCCGCGCTGTCGGGGCGCAGCGACGAGATCGCCGTCTCGGTGTACGACCAGAACACCGGCGTGTTCTGCACCTACAACGCCTACACCCACTTCGACTCCGCGAGCGTGGTCAAGGCCGCGATCATGGGTACGGTGCTGCGCCGGGCCCAGGAGCAGCACCGCGGGCTGACGGCCTGGGAGACGTCCAACCTCAAGGCGATGATCACCCACTCCGACAACACCGCCGCGAGCAACCTCTGGGCCAGCGTCGGCCGTACCCGCTTCCAGGCCTTCCTCAACCTGGCCCAGATGTCCAGCACCTATCCCGGCCCCGGCGGCTACTGGGGCCTGACCCAGATCACCGCCCGGGACGAGGTGCATCTGCTGGACGCGTTCACCGACCACCACGAGGTGCTCAACACCACCTGGCGGGCCTACGCGCTGAGGCTGATGTCCGAGGTCACCCCGTCGCAGCGGTGGGGCGTCCCGTACGGCGCTCCGGGCGGGACGCTGGTGTCGAACAAGAACGGCTGGCTCCCACGGGCCACCCACGGCTGGCGGGTGCACAGCCTCGGCACGGTCACCGGCAACGGCCGTGACTACCGGCTGGCCGTCCTGACCCAGAACAACAGCACCATGGGATACGGCGAGATCAGCATCGAGCGGGTCGCCGTCGCGGTCCACCGCGACCTGGGCGGTTCCACGGCACGCTACCCGGCTGCGGCCGCTGCGCCGAGGTCGGCGGACGTGCCCGCGCCGTCCGACGGCTCCGCCCCGTTCGCACCGGTACTCGGTCAGTAA
- a CDS encoding copper chaperone PCu(A)C, with translation MDTDEELELAALEQEAALLEARGRRQRGGAARVRRLLQLQAPVLIALAVVLLMWGRSAPQPATAATAAASPALIGMSSAHLDPPAAGATTLAAYVTIRNNGGTPDRLVGASSPWAGTINLVDASSPASLPWIIVPAHGSVTLKASADHMVLSDLKRVPKAGDTIQLNLNFAESGTVYVFAPVGPADSLTVLDVVNAMKYMDKLPPQ, from the coding sequence ATGGACACCGACGAGGAGTTGGAGCTCGCCGCGCTGGAGCAGGAGGCCGCGCTGCTGGAGGCGCGCGGCCGGCGGCAGCGCGGCGGGGCGGCCCGGGTGCGGCGGCTGCTCCAGCTCCAGGCCCCGGTGCTGATCGCGTTGGCCGTGGTGCTGCTGATGTGGGGCCGCAGCGCGCCCCAGCCCGCCACCGCGGCCACCGCCGCCGCCTCGCCCGCGCTGATCGGGATGAGCAGCGCGCATCTGGATCCCCCCGCCGCCGGGGCCACCACGCTCGCCGCCTATGTGACGATCCGCAACAACGGCGGGACGCCGGACCGGCTGGTGGGGGCGTCCAGCCCCTGGGCCGGGACGATTAATCTCGTGGACGCCTCCTCCCCCGCCTCGCTACCGTGGATCATCGTCCCCGCGCACGGGTCGGTGACACTGAAAGCCAGTGCGGACCACATGGTGCTGAGCGACCTGAAGCGGGTGCCCAAGGCCGGCGACACCATCCAGCTGAATCTGAACTTCGCCGAATCGGGCACGGTCTACGTGTTCGCGCCGGTGGGTCCCGCCGACAGCCTCACCGTCCTGGACGTGGTCAACGCGATGAAGTACATGGACAAGCTGCCGCCGCAGTAG
- a CDS encoding LysE family translocator, whose amino-acid sequence MSVDRLAAFAAVSLLLIVIPGPSVLFVVGRALAHGRRTALLSVLGNTVGAYVLVVAVSMGVGPLVERSLLLFTALKLAGAAYLVFLGVKAIRHRESLREAFAADAPPPRGGPRTIWEGFVVGVANPKTMVFFAAVLPQFTDRSSGRVTLQLLLLGLVFTAIALVSDSLWGLLASTARSWFARSPRRLSLVGGTGGLAMIGLGLTVAVTGRKD is encoded by the coding sequence GTGTCCGTCGACCGCCTGGCCGCTTTCGCCGCCGTGTCGCTGCTGCTGATCGTGATCCCCGGCCCCAGCGTGCTGTTCGTGGTGGGCCGGGCCCTCGCACACGGGCGCCGCACCGCCCTGCTGTCCGTCCTGGGCAACACCGTCGGCGCGTATGTGCTGGTGGTGGCGGTCTCCATGGGCGTCGGTCCGCTGGTGGAGCGCTCGCTGCTGCTGTTCACGGCGCTGAAGCTGGCCGGCGCCGCCTACCTGGTCTTCCTCGGGGTGAAGGCGATCCGGCACCGCGAGTCGCTGCGCGAGGCTTTCGCGGCCGACGCCCCGCCGCCGCGCGGCGGCCCGCGGACGATCTGGGAGGGCTTCGTCGTGGGCGTGGCCAACCCCAAGACCATGGTGTTCTTCGCGGCCGTGCTGCCGCAGTTCACCGACCGGAGCAGCGGCCGGGTGACGCTGCAACTACTGCTGCTCGGACTGGTGTTCACCGCCATCGCGCTGGTGTCGGACAGCCTGTGGGGGCTGCTGGCCTCCACCGCGCGCTCCTGGTTCGCCCGTTCGCCGCGACGGCTCTCGCTGGTCGGCGGGACCGGGGGGCTGGCGATGATCGGCCTGGGGCTGACCGTCGCGGTCACCGGCCGCAAGGACTGA